Genomic segment of Candidatus Latescibacter sp.:
GAGCTTTCCGGGTCTGTTTTAGGATTTTTGATGACCTCCTCATATCCGGCCCTTCCGATTGAGGGAGTGAGCGGCCAGTTCATTATAATCATTGCGGTACGGAGGTCCGGCCGGATTTTGACCAGACCTTTTTCCACAATTCCCTTAACTTCATCCGCTACCATCCCGCCGGCTTTGTCTACATCATCCCAGGTCCCGGCGCGCCATTCTTTTTCTCCCTTGCCGATGACGCTGGCTTTGGCGTCGCCTCCGGCGCCCTGGAGGAAAAGGCTTGCCGTAGTTCCAAGCCAGGAGTCGAGTTTCGCCATAGCGGCGCCGGGGTAATCTGCGGATATCTGATAGCTGCGCTCGTTTCCTTTAATCGTGGAAGGATGGCAGGAAGTGGAGAAGAGCAGGCAGATAGGCTTCCCGGATTTATCCTTTATCATGGCGACCGGCAAAGTGCTGCAAACGGTTCCTGCAGGATTGGGCCGGAAGGCGATTCTTCCGGTTTCGTTCTTATTGCGGCGGCTCATGGGGAGAGCGGAAGTTCCGGATCCGGCAAAGATTTCCGCTTCACGGGCCGAATCGTGCGCTTTCACCGCCGCTTCCACAATTGCCGATTCGAGCTGATTCAAGTAAAAAGGATCCGATGGTGTGTAGAACCAGGTTCCGACTTTTGGTCCTGTATGGGTGTGGGAGGTGTTGAAGAGAATCCGCCCGGGTGGGAGATCGAGGCGGCGGCCTATGGCGCCTTTGAACCGGTCTGCTTCATCCCGTGAGAAAAAGAGCAGGTCGAAGCCCATGATCAGAACATCCTGCCCTCCCTGGGAGAGATAGAGAGCCCGGGCATAAAGGTCATCATGAACGCCCTGCGAGCCTTTGGGGTCCCAGTCCCTGTCGCCGAAGCCGGTCATGGGGGTTCCGACCGGCGGAGTAATCTTCACCCGTGCATAACCGGCTTGGAGAAGACCTCGTTTTGATGAATTATATCCAGCGGTGGAAAACTTTGAATTGATCACGTCGACTATGATCAAAGTTCCCAGGATGCTGGCGCCGATAACCAGGAGACAAACCCGCTGTTTCATCGTAACCCCCAATGAAAAATCAATACTTATCGGTTTAATACTAATTCGCGATCAATTGTTAAAGAATGCCTTTGTTATGACAGCCCCCTTTCCCTCGATCCCTTGCCGCTTCGCGGGAACGATGAAACCGTTTACCCCTGAAGGGGGCAAGGGAAGTTGTTGCTCCACAGTCGATTCCTGCCCCCTCCGGGGGAAGGATGTCCAAAGGACAGGAAGGGGGCTGAATTTGAATGATTGAACGAGAATCGGTTTAATACAGAAAGGGCACTATCTGGTATATTAAACAATAATACTAGAAAGATACCCGGTGCACAACAAGCATTTGCCGCTAACTTTTAGGTTGACACTTTCTCGTAATAAAGATATTATGAAAAATTGTGACTGTACATGACAATATATATTCTCTATCATTGGAAAACAGATGCCGAAACGGTTCGTTCCCGCGAAGCGGCAACATGTTCGGCATGACGTCATCCTGAATTCGTTGCCGCTTCGCGGGAACGATAAATCCGTTTCAGGATCTATTTTTTTTCCTTCCATTCGAAATTAATTGAGAAACTATAAATCAGCAAGACAGCTTATTACAAGCTTCACAAGAAGGCTTGTAAAAAAATGAATATCGATTTTGAACAAAGCCGCTGGGAAAAGATCAGGGAAGACGCCGCCCGGTGGTGGGCCGGGGAGCTTGATCGCCCACTTTTCTACATCACACGCAATGACCGCGATCCGGTTCTTCGGGGACATCGATGATCTCGATGTGATAGTCGAACAACTCGGCAGCCCGGAAGGAATAATCCTGGTTTCCTGGGAAACAGAGAAAACAGAAGTAGAAATTCTCGATTCGCTCAGGAAATACGGGGCGGGATGATATTTTCATAGAAAAGTGCGCGAGAATGTGATATTATTAAAGTTGCAGGTGACAAAGTAAAGGCAAGGATGAAGGAGGGGGATGAAGGATGAAAAAAATATCTGAAACACTGATGCCTGTGAAGTGTGTAATAGAAGATGGTGAACCATGATTCGCATGATTCCAGGATTATCCTGAAGGAAAATAGGAGGTTCCATGAAACGCCGCGTTTTTGTTAAAACAGCCGCCCTGGGCGCAGCAGCCGCAGCGGTTGGATGTTCTTCCGCGTTGAGAAGCGGGATGATTCAGCCCTCGTCAGACCGTATGAAATATACTATCCTGGGGAAAACGGGAATCAAGGTGTCGCGTCTCGGATTCGGTTCACATCTTTCCACGGAGAATATGGCCGACCCGTCAGGCCGTGACAAACATATCCAGTATGGGATCGAAATGGGCATCAACTTCTTCGACATCTATGACCATACCTATTTCCAGTTCGCACCAATGTCCAAAAGCCTGGCAAATCACCCGCACACGGTCATGTCCCTCTACATGGAATCAAACGATGTAGAAAAGCGGGTCAATGAGGTGCTCAAACAATTCGGCCGCGAGCGGATCGATCTTTACCGGGTAATGTCCCAGGAATTCGCCAAGCTTGACCAACTCCTGGCGGTAAAGCAGAAAGGGAAAATCCGCGGAGTTGGTATTGTCGACCACAACGAGGAAAACATCCTTCAGGCCATCAAGAAATACGGCGACTCACTCGACTATGTGATTTTCCCCTACAATTTCGTCCACAACAAGGCCACCCCGAACGACAAGCAGAATTCATGGGCCGCATTCCTGCGCCTGGCGAAAAAATACAATTACGGCCTTGTCGGGATGAAACCGTTCTGCAACGAGATGCTGGTTACTTTTGCCAAAGAGAACGGCTATATCGGCGGCCCAAAGGATCGCGGGATTTCAGTACCTTCGGCGGCCATCCGCTACGCACTCTCCACCGGGGCAATCCACCTCTCTCTTCCGGCCATGAACAGCATCCGTGAGATCGAGGAGAACCTGCAAGGGGTCTACCAGCCGAAGCTAAGCGCCCTCGAGATTGAAGTTCTCGATGAAATCGACCTCCTCGCCCTGGAGAAGAAATGGGCGTACCTGAACCAGAAACCGGAATATGCCTGGCTGGTCAACTGGGCGCAACGGGGGGTATGAAAGAGGTGTGTTTGAACTTACTGCAAGTTTTCCAAGTCAGCGAGGTCCTGCAAACGGCCGGTCGTCTTTTTATTCTTTTTTAAATTTTCCAGATCGATGAAATATACCTTAGTACCATCAATCTCGATTTCTTCTTTATTCTTATAGCATTCATCGAAATCCACACCATCTACAGTGCTTATAATATCGATGCGGACAGGAAGATAACCCATTTGGATTATTTGGCCGGGGATAAGAAAATCCTCATTTGTTAAACCGAGAGATCCGAAGCCGAACTGCCCAATCACGAACAAAACCTTTCGAGCATTATCCTGGCTGATTTTTATCCAAATATCCAAATCTTTCGTATACCGCGGATGGCCATGAAATCCGACCGCATATCCTCCTACGACAAGGTACTCAACGCGGTTTTCGTTTAATAATTGTATAAACTCTTTGAAGTCTTGGTTCAGCACCGTACCTCCAGGAATGATATTCACGGCGTATTTGTTCAACCGTTTCCAGTCTGACCAGGGGAGACTGGCTTTGCCAATAGGTAAAATCGGACTCCCGCTCGTGCATTTTTTTTATTTTGACGACTTTTTGTATCGAATGTGGATTCACAGCGCTTTCCTTAAGATAGAAGTCGAGATATCGGAAGTGTTATATTCTTTCGCGGTTACTCTTGATCATTTGTCCTAAAACTTTTCCCATTCTTCTTTTGACAGTCCCGCCTGCCTAAGAATTTTTGCGAGTAACTCTCTGCCAATCTCTCCACCATGGGGATTAGGGATTGTGATAGTCAACTCTCTCTTAACCATGAATGGATGCTTGCCACCGGAAAACGGTCCTTCAAAACCTGCCCGGCGTAGACATTCCACCAGTTCTCGTTGCCTGATAGGACCAAACTGAGGCATCAGGCAACATCCTCCACTTTAACCTCGATACGGATACCATCGATCTCAGGGATTGGAAGACGTCTAAAGATGCGAATAAGTATCCACTCTTCCAGTATCTCCTCCAGGTTTTTACGACACATTTCTAATGTATTTGCACTTGTGTACACTCCTTGGCAGTCCGGTATATCACAGTAGAATGTCTTGTCCTCGGTCAACAACTCATACCGGGCGTGGGCTAAAGCCGCATCTATGTAACGTCTTATCATACTTGACCTCCTCTGGATCAACAATCGGTTGTTGTTCTATGTAGTTAGCTATTTACACCGGGAACACCTCTCATGCCCCTTGGGAATTTTGGCTCCGCACGATACACACTCCGTCGAGTCATCATCCGACGCCACCTCCGGATTCAGGAACCATTCCAAATGTCCGCAGTTTGCGCAGACGAAGACATCGGCAGTTTTGTTGAGCCAGTCCATATCGAATAAGGTCATGAGGGTTGTGTTCAGTTTGGCGTGCCGCTCCGCAAAACTATCTCCGCCGCAATGGGAGCATACAAGCTTTTTGTCTTTCACTTCAACGGGTTTTCCTTCAGTCATTTATCATCATCCTTTGTTTTTAAAAAAAGAGTATATGTATGCATAATCGAAAAGGATAAATACAATTATGATATGTAATTTCAAGGTATTATGTAAATATGGATTAGTGCAGGTTCATGATATGCTTTATGAGAAACATTTCCATCACTGCATGCCCTGTTCTCTTGTTGCCATCAACAAAGGGATGATTTTTAACCATAGAATATCCAAGAGCTGCGGCCTTTTCAATAATGGCCGGGTACAAATCTTCATCGTCGAATGTCATTCGCGGCTGAGCGAGGGCGGACTCCAGTGCGCCCATATTCAACACACCCATTAAACCCCCTGATTGCGCCATTACCCGCAGGTAAATTTCTAGAGCATTGTTGAGCGTGATGTATACCATTATAACGCCGCCAGCCGTTGATAAAGTTCTGCGTTCTTTTTCAACAGATTATCAAGGGTTCGACTGAATATTTCGTCGGGAAGCATGAGCATGTCTTCGATACTGGCGCGCGCGAGTTCTTCAGGTGCGACACCTAACCGGCCCGCGGCTTCTTTCAGCTGAACGAATCGCTCATCCGGCAGATTGATGGTGATTGTATTCATTGTTTTCTCCATATACAAAGATCATCCCGGCAATGCTTTTAAAAAGCAGTTGCCCATGACCTGAAAAAATTGATTCATTGATGAAAAACACCAATATAGGTTTATTCAGAACCGTTGGCATGGTATTTCGTTCCCTCTTCCCGGATAGTTGCAGAAAACATGGTACAGGATTAAGTCCTCAACTTATGGTTTTCACTTTCCAATTTCGGTTTGGACAACCCGCCTATAGAACCTCATTATTTATGTATAAAAATAGCACAATTCATTCTCGTGTCAAGCGATTTTCCGCTTCCCTTTTCCCTTTACATTCCTCCCTCATGTTTCTATATTGAGCCATTGCAAAAAATGAGAATGATTTCATAAAAAACAGGAGCATTCCATGTCTACCCGTCGTTCGTTCATGCAAGGCGCCGCACTCGCCGGTATCGCCGGGATTGTCGCCGCGCGCCGCGCCCCCGCTTTCGCGCAGGATACGAAAATCAAGAAAATAGGCGTTCTGGGACTCGGCTCACACAGTTTCGCCGTTCGGTTCAAAACCCGCCCGGAAGGATACACGAAAGAAATTCTCGCGAAACCCTATGGGGTCTGGGACGACAATCCCCAAGTGGCGGATGCCATGAAGGGCGAAGTGTACGAAAAGGTTTTCAGGGATCCGGTTCAACTTGCGAAAGAATGCGACTGTATCCACATCGAGCATGCCGATTACCGCAAGGTCTTCGAACTGGCGCAGCCGGGGCTTGAGATGGGGAAACCCACATTCATCAACCGTCCGTTCACTGCTACCATAGCCGATGCGGAGGAGACGGTGAGGCTGGCGAAAGCTTACAAAGCCCCCCTTATGAGCGCTTCCTCTCTGGAATTCGGGGAGGAAGTTCCCCAGATGCAGGCATTTATGAAAGAAAAAGGACCCATCCGTGCGTACGAAGCATACGGCCCAGAAGGCCACTTCACCTGGCATCTGCCCCATGTCATTAATTACGCACATGCAGGTCTCGGAGGCGGAATAGACACTGTGTACTTCGCCGGTGACTTTGAGATCGACCTCAGACAATTCCGTAATGAGAAGAAACCCACGGGCGATACCCTCTGCGTTCTCACCTATAAACCGCGCGACGGCCAGCCTCCCATCATCGGGATGTGTCATGTCAATAACTACCCGGGGCAGTTTCATGTGAATGTCTATGCGGTGAAAGAGAACCGGAACTTCATCCTCCAGGGCAAGTGGGACATGAACATGTTCGACAAGCTGAACGACCTGTATTCATTCGGGAAGATTCCCCGGCCTTACGAGGCGATACTCGAACAGCATCGCGCCCTGGTGGCAGCCAATGTGTCACGGCTGACCGGAAGGGCGGTGAAGCTCGATTCCCTGGGAGGCAACGATGCACTTCCCTATACCGATGGCATCCGTGATTATGTTGTGAGCCGAACTCTGGCGCCCGTAAAAAAATGATAAGGGGAAAAGTGCGTTTCCACCACCTGACACTACAGGGAAGATTACATAGTATTCAATTTCTCACTCACCGTTTTCTGGTTGCGTTCTTCTTTTTAGCAACAGTGTTTACCTGCTTTTCAACCGTTACAACAAACGCACGGGAAACTGCCACTGGAAATGAAGAACTGTATGTAAGCAAAATCTTCATTCCGCCCGGCGGTTTCACCACGAGCATCGAAGGTCCGGCCTGCGATATCTCCGGAAATCTTTATGCGGTCAATTATTCCAAAAAGGGCGCCATCGGGAAAGTGACCCCGGACGGCCAGGCAGGTATTTTCGTCCAGCTCCCCGGGACCAGTGTCGGCAACGGCATACGGTTCAACAGCAAGGATTTCATGTTCATCGCCGACTATGTCAACCACAACATTTTCAAGGTGGACATGAAAACCCGTGAAATCACCGTCTTTGCCCATGAATCCGCCATGAGCCAGCCGAACGACATCGCCATTGGCGCCAACGACATTCTCTATGCCAGCGATCCCGATTTCAACAAAGCAACCGGAAAGATATGGCGCATCGATACGAACGGCGCGGTTACTCTGCTCGACTCCCTCTCGGGTACCACCAATGGCATCGAGGTCGGCGCCGATGAGAAAACCCTCTATGTCAATGAGTCAAATCAGCGCAATGTCTGGACGTTCGATCTCTCCCCGGAGGGCAAAACCAGCAACAAGCGCCTGCTCATCAAATTCGCCGACTCCACCCTGGACGGCATGCGCTGCGACATCGCCGGAAACCTGTACATCACCCGACTGGAGAACAGCGCGGTGACCAAGGTTTCTCCTAAGGGCGAAATCCTCCAGGAGATAAAACTCATCGGCAAAAATCCCAGCAACCTTGATTTCGGCGGCCCCGACGGCCGTACTTGCTATGTCACCCTGGCTAATGACGGCAGTATCGAAACATTCCGGGTTGACCTCCCCGGCAGAAGCTGGCAGCTCTACCAGAACCGAAATGCTCTCATGGCGCAAAACGATACCGCCAAACCGCAGAGCTTTGTTCTGGCGGGGAATTATCCCAATCCGTTCAATTCCTCCACGGTTATCGAATACACCGTCCGGAGCGAATCCGTCATCGAACTGTCCGTTTTTAACATGCTCGGCCAGCGGGTAGCGGTATTGAAAAGCGGGCCGGCGCAACCCGGAAAATACATGATGTCATGGTATGCGGGGAATCTGCCGAGCGGAACATATTTTGTACGGCTGATTACTGGAAGCGCGTCTGAGACGAGGAAGGTGATGCTGTTGAAGTGAGAAACGGTTAAGAAAAATAAAGCACACCTGCATTCAGGTGTTGGCAACATTGTCCTTTTCCCAGCAGCAGTTCTTGTATTTACTGCCGCTGCCGCACGGACAGTAGTCGTTCCGGCTTACTCGGGGGGTGAAGTCCGTACGTTTCTCTTGAGTTCCTTTCTTCATCAGTTTGACCACATGGGAGATGTCTTCAGGCTTGTCCGGTTCAATCCCGACAATGAATATCCATCCATTTTGTTCACAAATTGCGATTATTTCTTGAGCCCGTGCTTCGGTTTGAACACGGACTATCGCCGGCTTTTTGTTAGTTCCAAGCTTCGTCACAGTGCTCTCTCTTTTTCTTTTCGGCGTTTCGTTTCGCGGCCAATTATGAAAACGTATTGTTCACGGCTGCCAATCTCAAGTGGAGTCAGACTCTCCACAGCGTGCGTCGCCGCCTCTACATTGGCCAGCATGCCTTCTTCTTCGAGAAAATCGTCGAAATTACTTCCGATATGTTTATTGTTTTCCATTGTATACCTCACCAAAGTAAACATAGCAAGGGCTGCACCCGATGTATGCAAGGGTTCGCCGAGAAATAATCAGATAACAACTGGAGTAAGGCTGAAAATACGAGCAAATTGAGATGCTTTTTTTATATCACCGCGTCTAAGGGCATCTCGAATGTCGTCAAGCTTGTATGCATCTTCAATGGAAAGGTATGGAGACCAGCCCTCATCATTTTCAAGTAACTCAACATCCGCTTCGGCAACATATTTACCTTCGTGGATATATTTTGTATGATGTCTGATATTCATCTTTTTCTCCTTAAAAAATCATCGCTCCACCGATTTGGATCAGGCCGATATGCGGTGACAATGACGGCAGGGGATAAATATCCTTTGGGAATACCCCATACGACATGTATCGGTTTTTCATCACTAGCTCGTTGTAAAAGTAAGACACAAGGTCCCTTTGTATAATTTGGATAATCTTCAACCAATCGAGAATTATCAATACCGGAAATTATATCTCTGACAAATATTTCTTCTTCCGCCATTTCATCGTAACCATGATCAGAAACCAGAATATCGCCTTTTTTTATAAGAGCTACTATCTGCTTATATGTATCACTCATAAAATATGCTCATATCTTCGTAAATATCAAGTTATTTTTATACGGCGAACGGGGCTGAATCAACGGCGGTAAGTGGTAATGTTAGGAGTTTTCTAAGGCTCGAATGATTGGCGACCAATTGTTTCTTCTTGAGTGGTCGTCTTCATCAAAAGATATTTCATCGAACCACCGAAAGCCTACTTCCTTTCGCATTGAGCCATCGCGTTTTGGCTTGGTAATATATGCCGTATAAACCTCTGAAACACGACGCGACAAGGTGGAATATTCATAGACGTAATATTCAGGGGAACCATCAACTGTGAGATTTACCAGGGCAACAAACAAGCCTTTTGGAACTAAACCAGACGTAATGTCGGCGCCGAGCTTCCATCCTTGCTTGTTATGAACAGAGCGAGTTTTTACTTGAATGGAAACGCTTCTAGTGATATCCCGATTTGTTACA
This window contains:
- a CDS encoding aldo/keto reductase, with product MKRRVFVKTAALGAAAAAVGCSSALRSGMIQPSSDRMKYTILGKTGIKVSRLGFGSHLSTENMADPSGRDKHIQYGIEMGINFFDIYDHTYFQFAPMSKSLANHPHTVMSLYMESNDVEKRVNEVLKQFGRERIDLYRVMSQEFAKLDQLLAVKQKGKIRGVGIVDHNEENILQAIKKYGDSLDYVIFPYNFVHNKATPNDKQNSWAAFLRLAKKYNYGLVGMKPFCNEMLVTFAKENGYIGGPKDRGISVPSAAIRYALSTGAIHLSLPAMNSIREIEENLQGVYQPKLSALEIEVLDEIDLLALEKKWAYLNQKPEYAWLVNWAQRGV
- a CDS encoding type II toxin-antitoxin system HicA family toxin yields the protein MPQFGPIRQRELVECLRRAGFEGPFSGGKHPFMVKRELTITIPNPHGGEIGRELLAKILRQAGLSKEEWEKF
- a CDS encoding type II toxin-antitoxin system HicB family antitoxin, whose amino-acid sequence is MIRRYIDAALAHARYELLTEDKTFYCDIPDCQGVYTSANTLEMCRKNLEEILEEWILIRIFRRLPIPEIDGIRIEVKVEDVA
- a CDS encoding Fic family protein, which produces MVYITLNNALEIYLRVMAQSGGLMGVLNMGALESALAQPRMTFDDEDLYPAIIEKAAALGYSMVKNHPFVDGNKRTGHAVMEMFLIKHIMNLH
- a CDS encoding DNA-binding protein, translating into MNTITINLPDERFVQLKEAAGRLGVAPEELARASIEDMLMLPDEIFSRTLDNLLKKNAELYQRLAAL
- a CDS encoding Gfo/Idh/MocA family oxidoreductase codes for the protein MSTRRSFMQGAALAGIAGIVAARRAPAFAQDTKIKKIGVLGLGSHSFAVRFKTRPEGYTKEILAKPYGVWDDNPQVADAMKGEVYEKVFRDPVQLAKECDCIHIEHADYRKVFELAQPGLEMGKPTFINRPFTATIADAEETVRLAKAYKAPLMSASSLEFGEEVPQMQAFMKEKGPIRAYEAYGPEGHFTWHLPHVINYAHAGLGGGIDTVYFAGDFEIDLRQFRNEKKPTGDTLCVLTYKPRDGQPPIIGMCHVNNYPGQFHVNVYAVKENRNFILQGKWDMNMFDKLNDLYSFGKIPRPYEAILEQHRALVAANVSRLTGRAVKLDSLGGNDALPYTDGIRDYVVSRTLAPVKK
- a CDS encoding SMP-30/gluconolactonase/LRE family protein, whose amino-acid sequence is MIRGKVRFHHLTLQGRLHSIQFLTHRFLVAFFFLATVFTCFSTVTTNARETATGNEELYVSKIFIPPGGFTTSIEGPACDISGNLYAVNYSKKGAIGKVTPDGQAGIFVQLPGTSVGNGIRFNSKDFMFIADYVNHNIFKVDMKTREITVFAHESAMSQPNDIAIGANDILYASDPDFNKATGKIWRIDTNGAVTLLDSLSGTTNGIEVGADEKTLYVNESNQRNVWTFDLSPEGKTSNKRLLIKFADSTLDGMRCDIAGNLYITRLENSAVTKVSPKGEILQEIKLIGKNPSNLDFGGPDGRTCYVTLANDGSIETFRVDLPGRSWQLYQNRNALMAQNDTAKPQSFVLAGNYPNPFNSSTVIEYTVRSESVIELSVFNMLGQRVAVLKSGPAQPGKYMMSWYAGNLPSGTYFVRLITGSASETRKVMLLK
- a CDS encoding SEC-C metal-binding domain-containing protein, coding for MTKLGTNKKPAIVRVQTEARAQEIIAICEQNGWIFIVGIEPDKPEDISHVVKLMKKGTQEKRTDFTPRVSRNDYCPCGSGSKYKNCCWEKDNVANT
- a CDS encoding DUF4258 domain-containing protein, translated to MSDTYKQIVALIKKGDILVSDHGYDEMAEEEIFVRDIISGIDNSRLVEDYPNYTKGPCVLLLQRASDEKPIHVVWGIPKGYLSPAVIVTAYRPDPNRWSDDFLRRKR
- a CDS encoding aspartate-ammonia lyase, whose protein sequence is MNSANNLVGTAGEYFVCAELCRQGYLALLTPKNNPLFDIVVTNRDITRSVSIQVKTRSVHNKQGWKLGADITSGLVPKGLFVALVNLTVDGSPEYYVYEYSTLSRRVSEVYTAYITKPKRDGSMRKEVGFRWFDEISFDEDDHSRRNNWSPIIRALENS